The following are from one region of the Gemmatimonadota bacterium genome:
- a CDS encoding tetratricopeptide repeat protein, whose protein sequence is MRTVIERLLYPVVAIAILGVDTVFASEALVALYNRGNEHYRAGDFDAAISAYERVIAQGLNNGEVYYNLGNAYFKNAQLGRAILSYERALNLMPGDRDVLTNLQFANALKIDRESEDEVNILTRVLQAIFAFFTFDALAVMVCVFVFLLGGVAVCWIFVPVRRLLWGGLLVVFVGGLLSSAAMLAFKAHQHSIPKAIILVDEAIGRSGPGPDFLQVFALHEGTKVEIERVEGGWLLVRLRSGLGGWIEARALERI, encoded by the coding sequence ATGAGGACGGTGATAGAACGGTTGTTATACCCCGTTGTCGCGATTGCGATACTTGGCGTGGATACAGTATTCGCTTCAGAGGCTCTTGTCGCGCTGTACAATCGGGGCAATGAGCACTATCGCGCCGGGGATTTTGATGCGGCGATTTCGGCTTATGAGCGCGTTATCGCACAGGGGCTGAACAACGGCGAGGTATATTATAATCTGGGCAATGCGTATTTTAAAAATGCGCAACTCGGGCGTGCGATTTTATCTTATGAACGCGCTTTGAATTTGATGCCGGGTGATCGGGATGTTCTGACGAATTTGCAGTTTGCCAATGCCCTGAAGATAGATCGAGAAAGCGAAGATGAGGTCAATATTTTGACGCGGGTTTTGCAAGCGATTTTTGCGTTTTTCACCTTCGATGCGCTGGCAGTTATGGTTTGTGTGTTTGTTTTTTTGCTGGGCGGTGTGGCGGTGTGTTGGATTTTTGTGCCTGTCCGTCGTTTGCTGTGGGGCGGGTTGCTGGTGGTTTTTGTAGGTGGTCTTCTGAGCAGTGCGGCTATGCTGGCGTTTAAGGCGCATCAACACAGCATTCCCAAAGCTATCATTCTGGTGGATGAGGCCATTGGTCGCAGTGGGCCAGGGCCCGATTTTTTACAGGTGTTCGCACTTCACGAGGGTACAAAGGTCGAGATTGAGCGAGTTGAAGGGGGATGGTTGCTGGTGCGCCTGCGCTCGGGCCTCGGCGGCTGGATTGAGGCGCGTGCGTTGGAGCGGATTTGA